The proteins below come from a single Agromyces flavus genomic window:
- a CDS encoding CDP-alcohol phosphatidyltransferase family protein — MAREQVRLAPIGSALLGAAGLAAIQASGGSPTIGWIAGMAYLAVSTVLVLRALHRRATRRFGWANVVTATRSALVGIITGLVAASFSEPISVPLLIGLVVPALALDAVDGWVARRTDSITELGARFDMEVDAFLLLVLSGYVSQILGLWVLAIGLMRYVFVAAGWLVPWLRGQLPPRYWRKVVTAVQGIALAVAASGVVQAVAGVLVGVALVLLAESFGRDVLWLAMHRSSADSPARGRRRALPAEVDAS, encoded by the coding sequence ATGGCGCGCGAGCAGGTTCGGCTCGCGCCCATCGGGTCGGCGCTGCTCGGTGCCGCGGGCCTCGCGGCGATCCAGGCGTCCGGCGGGTCGCCCACGATCGGCTGGATCGCGGGGATGGCATACCTCGCGGTGAGCACTGTGCTGGTGCTGCGCGCCCTGCATCGTCGCGCCACTCGTCGCTTCGGCTGGGCGAACGTCGTCACGGCGACGAGATCGGCGCTCGTCGGCATCATCACGGGACTCGTCGCCGCATCCTTCTCCGAGCCGATCTCCGTGCCGCTGCTGATCGGACTGGTGGTCCCGGCGCTCGCCCTGGACGCCGTGGACGGCTGGGTCGCGCGTCGCACCGATTCCATCACCGAGCTCGGGGCTCGCTTCGACATGGAGGTCGACGCGTTCCTGCTCCTCGTGCTCAGTGGCTACGTGTCGCAGATCCTGGGGCTCTGGGTCCTCGCGATCGGCCTCATGCGCTACGTGTTCGTCGCGGCGGGATGGCTCGTTCCCTGGCTGCGGGGACAGCTGCCGCCGCGGTACTGGCGCAAGGTCGTGACGGCCGTGCAGGGGATCGCGCTGGCGGTGGCGGCGTCGGGCGTGGTCCAAGCCGTCGCGGGCGTGCTCGTCGGTGTCGCGCTGGTGCTGCTCGCCGAATCCTTCGGCCGCGACGTACTGTGGCTGGCGATGCACCGCAGCAGCGCCGACAGCCCGGCTCGCGGCCGCCGGCGGGCCTTGCCGGCCGAGGTGGACGCGTCGTGA
- a CDS encoding 6-pyruvoyl trahydropterin synthase family protein, with product MTYTVTVRDHIMIAHSFAGEAFGPAQRLHGATFIVDATFRAGELDPDGVVVDIGLASEALGEITAELNYRNLDDEPQFAGMNTTTERLCQVIADRLAERAAGGRLGAAGERLSSIEVILHESHVAWASYERTV from the coding sequence GTGACCTACACCGTGACCGTGCGGGACCACATCATGATCGCCCACAGCTTCGCCGGCGAGGCATTCGGTCCCGCACAGCGACTGCACGGTGCGACCTTCATCGTCGACGCGACGTTCCGAGCGGGCGAGTTGGACCCGGACGGCGTGGTCGTCGACATCGGCCTGGCGTCCGAGGCGCTCGGCGAGATCACCGCCGAGCTGAACTACCGCAACCTCGACGACGAACCCCAGTTCGCCGGGATGAACACGACGACCGAGCGCCTGTGCCAGGTCATCGCCGATCGCCTCGCCGAGCGTGCCGCGGGCGGACGGCTCGGCGCCGCCGGCGAACGACTGTCGTCGATCGAGGTCATCCTCCACGAGTCCCACGTCGCGTGGGCGAGCTACGAGCGGACGGTGTGA
- a CDS encoding zinc-dependent alcohol dehydrogenase: protein MYTAEIAGWFTEGEARLREAVAFWVDEPGVGTLRREPIERPGEDEVLVRTRWTGVSRGTEASVFQGHVPPSEYDRMRAPFQEGEFPGPVKYGYLNVGVVEEGPDPLRGRTVFTLFPHQSAFVVPADAVVAVPAGVPARRAVLAGAVETAVNVLWDAAPLIGDRVTIVGAGMIGCCVARLARGIPGLEVVLVDVDPSRRVVADRLGVGFAEPDDAPRSRDLVVNASGSGAGLQLALESIVTDGEVIEASWYGDRPVTLALGADFHSRRLTIRASQVGAVARRRRGTRSTGDRLGLALELLKDEAFDALLTGDSPWNHLPAVMAALADGQGTELCHTIDWTDAP from the coding sequence ATGTATACGGCGGAGATCGCCGGATGGTTCACCGAGGGGGAAGCACGATTGCGTGAGGCCGTGGCGTTCTGGGTCGACGAGCCGGGCGTCGGGACCCTGCGCCGTGAGCCGATCGAGCGTCCAGGCGAGGACGAGGTGCTCGTGCGCACCCGCTGGACGGGCGTCAGCCGCGGAACCGAGGCATCCGTCTTCCAGGGGCATGTACCCCCGAGCGAGTACGACCGCATGCGCGCGCCCTTCCAGGAGGGCGAGTTCCCCGGGCCGGTGAAGTACGGCTATCTCAACGTCGGCGTGGTCGAGGAGGGTCCCGATCCGCTGCGGGGTCGCACGGTCTTCACCCTGTTCCCGCACCAGTCCGCGTTCGTCGTCCCGGCCGACGCAGTGGTCGCCGTTCCCGCCGGCGTGCCCGCTCGACGCGCGGTGCTGGCCGGAGCCGTCGAGACCGCGGTGAACGTGCTGTGGGACGCCGCGCCCCTGATCGGCGACCGCGTCACGATCGTGGGGGCGGGCATGATCGGATGCTGCGTCGCACGACTGGCCCGCGGCATCCCCGGCCTCGAGGTGGTGCTCGTCGACGTGGATCCCTCGCGTCGGGTCGTCGCCGATCGGCTCGGCGTCGGATTCGCCGAGCCCGACGACGCTCCGCGGAGCCGCGACCTGGTCGTCAACGCCAGCGGATCCGGGGCAGGGCTGCAGCTCGCGCTCGAGTCCATCGTCACCGACGGCGAGGTGATCGAGGCCAGCTGGTACGGCGACCGTCCCGTCACGCTCGCACTGGGCGCCGACTTCCACTCGCGCCGCCTGACCATCCGTGCGAGCCAGGTGGGGGCCGTCGCGCGGCGGCGGCGCGGCACGCGGTCGACCGGCGATCGGCTGGGGCTCGCGCTCGAACTCCTGAAGGACGAGGCTTTCGACGCGCTGCTCACCGGCGACTCCCCCTGGAACCATCTGCCCGCGGTGATGGCGGCGCTCGCCGACGGGCAGGGCACCGAGCTCTGCCACACGATCGATTGGACGGACGCCCCGTGA
- a CDS encoding EVE domain-containing protein: MTRYWLGVVQQDHVLLGVEWGIAQTNHGKRGGVQRMRPGDGFVYYSPRASFPDGEPLREFTAIGRVADGDVYQAEADANHMAGFRPWRRDVRYADATSAPIAPLLHVLDLTRDDPNWGLKLRRGHLEITEHDFGVIARAMGADEPVG; the protein is encoded by the coding sequence ATGACCAGGTACTGGCTCGGGGTGGTCCAGCAGGATCATGTACTGCTCGGTGTCGAATGGGGGATCGCGCAGACCAACCACGGCAAGCGGGGCGGCGTGCAGCGCATGCGTCCGGGCGACGGGTTCGTCTACTACTCGCCGCGGGCGAGCTTCCCCGACGGCGAGCCGCTCCGCGAGTTCACCGCCATCGGGCGGGTCGCCGATGGCGACGTGTACCAGGCCGAGGCCGATGCGAACCACATGGCCGGATTCCGGCCGTGGCGCCGCGACGTCCGCTACGCCGATGCGACCTCCGCGCCGATCGCTCCCTTGCTCCATGTGCTCGACCTCACCCGCGACGACCCGAACTGGGGCCTGAAGCTGCGACGCGGTCACCTCGAGATCACCGAGCACGACTTCGGGGTGATCGCTCGCGCGATGGGCGCCGACGAGCCCGTCGGCTGA
- a CDS encoding PEP/pyruvate-binding domain-containing protein, producing the protein MVVPSRAGFPGAQDAFVRDLAQVSVDDLAAVGGKAANVGALMRVGFDVPPGFCVTTEAYRQVVRGTPVEDGTIADPRAAREAILAAAFPEPVAAAVREAYARLEPGGGPVAVRSSATAEDLPGASFAGQQDTYLDVTGIEDVLDAVHRCWASLWTDRAVAYRAAQGIDGSGVALAVVVQRMVDARAAGVLFTADPVTGRRRQAVIDAAPGLGEAVVSGAVDPDRFVVDTVTERILDRRPGGSPIGREPCLTDAEARALASLGDRVEDSFGSPQDIEWAVDTAGRTWLVQSRPITTLYPVPVRDAAVSPDDARVYFCISLAQGLHRPITPMGIAAFRLIGSGFLDLIGRRPERILDGPGGFAVGGGRIFLDATPIVRSAVGREIFPRALDVMEARSAVVLRELFTDRRFSVLPRSRRRFARGALHLAARVRLPLLVGQAVISPAAARRRVRRLAVEVRSRDVPAGGDIPTRVDAVAELLFRAMPLAPRSLPGAVVGFALLGLAGRLSRGSRGSGELQTVLRSVPYNVTTEMDLELWRVAVRARADAESRSALATRTPRELAAGYRAGTLPVVLQQSMADFLDRYGHRAVAEIDLGMPRWSEDPAHLFGVLTGYLRLDPDAATPEQHFADGARDARAMMLTLVRRARRRGRLRAAGVRFCLRRARALVGLREMPKFLIVTAMSRARTAMLRIGSELADSGRIAAPGDVFFLDFDEVKRAAAGEDLRAAVSERRQRYDAELRRRHVPRVLLSDGTELEAIGSGSVADRAGVLRGTPASAGTVTAAARVILDPVDAHLEPGEILVAPSTDPGWTPLFLTAGGLVMEMGGANSHGAVVAREYGIPAVVGVPGATEAIATGAEVTIDGASGVVTLAAGGR; encoded by the coding sequence ATGGTCGTGCCCAGCCGAGCAGGCTTCCCCGGTGCCCAGGACGCGTTCGTCCGCGACCTCGCGCAGGTGTCGGTCGACGACCTGGCAGCGGTCGGAGGCAAGGCCGCGAACGTCGGTGCGCTGATGCGTGTCGGCTTCGACGTGCCGCCGGGCTTCTGCGTGACCACGGAGGCCTACCGCCAGGTGGTGCGGGGCACGCCCGTCGAGGACGGAACCATCGCGGATCCGCGGGCCGCCCGCGAAGCGATCCTCGCCGCGGCGTTCCCCGAGCCCGTGGCCGCGGCCGTGCGCGAGGCCTACGCCCGCCTCGAGCCCGGTGGCGGCCCGGTGGCGGTGCGATCGTCGGCCACCGCCGAGGACCTGCCCGGCGCGAGCTTCGCCGGCCAGCAGGACACCTACCTCGACGTCACCGGCATCGAGGACGTGCTCGACGCCGTGCATCGGTGCTGGGCGTCGCTCTGGACCGACCGGGCGGTCGCCTATCGCGCCGCCCAGGGCATCGACGGCTCTGGCGTGGCGCTGGCCGTGGTCGTGCAGCGGATGGTCGACGCGCGGGCCGCGGGTGTGCTGTTCACCGCCGATCCCGTGACCGGCCGACGGCGGCAGGCGGTGATCGACGCGGCACCCGGTCTCGGCGAGGCCGTGGTGTCCGGCGCCGTGGATCCCGATCGCTTCGTCGTCGACACCGTGACGGAGCGGATCCTGGACCGGCGGCCCGGCGGTTCGCCCATCGGGCGGGAGCCCTGCCTGACGGACGCGGAGGCGCGGGCGCTCGCGTCGCTCGGCGACCGTGTCGAGGACTCGTTCGGGAGTCCGCAGGACATCGAGTGGGCCGTGGACACGGCCGGACGCACATGGCTCGTGCAGTCCAGGCCGATCACCACGCTGTATCCGGTCCCGGTGCGCGACGCAGCGGTGTCCCCCGACGACGCCCGCGTCTACTTCTGCATCAGCCTCGCCCAAGGCCTGCACCGACCGATCACGCCGATGGGCATCGCCGCCTTCCGCCTGATCGGCTCGGGGTTCCTCGACCTCATCGGCCGCAGGCCGGAGCGGATCCTCGACGGACCGGGAGGCTTCGCGGTCGGCGGCGGCCGGATCTTCCTCGATGCGACCCCGATCGTGCGATCGGCCGTGGGCCGGGAGATCTTCCCTCGCGCGCTCGACGTCATGGAGGCACGATCGGCCGTGGTGCTGCGCGAGCTGTTCACTGACCGGCGGTTCTCGGTACTGCCCCGTTCCCGCCGCCGCTTCGCGAGGGGCGCGCTGCATCTCGCAGCCCGCGTCCGCCTGCCGCTCCTGGTCGGCCAGGCAGTGATCAGCCCGGCAGCCGCGCGGCGCCGGGTGCGGCGGCTCGCCGTCGAGGTCCGGTCGAGGGACGTGCCGGCAGGCGGCGACATCCCGACCCGCGTGGACGCGGTCGCCGAGCTCCTCTTCCGGGCGATGCCGCTCGCCCCGCGCAGCCTGCCCGGCGCGGTCGTCGGATTCGCGCTGCTCGGCCTCGCCGGGCGGCTCTCGCGCGGGTCGAGAGGATCGGGCGAACTGCAGACCGTGCTGAGGAGCGTGCCCTACAACGTCACGACGGAGATGGACCTCGAGCTGTGGCGGGTCGCCGTGCGGGCCCGGGCCGACGCCGAGTCGAGGTCGGCGCTCGCGACCCGCACGCCGCGCGAACTCGCCGCCGGGTACCGTGCCGGCACCCTGCCCGTCGTCCTGCAGCAGAGCATGGCGGATTTCCTCGACCGCTACGGCCACCGCGCGGTGGCCGAGATCGACCTCGGCATGCCGCGGTGGTCCGAGGACCCCGCCCACCTGTTCGGCGTGCTGACCGGATACCTGCGGCTGGATCCGGACGCCGCCACGCCCGAGCAGCACTTCGCGGATGGCGCGCGCGACGCCCGCGCCATGATGCTCACGCTCGTCCGCCGTGCCCGCCGGCGCGGCCGCCTTCGCGCCGCCGGCGTGCGCTTCTGCCTGCGGCGTGCTCGCGCGCTCGTCGGGCTGCGCGAGATGCCGAAGTTCCTCATCGTCACGGCGATGAGCCGCGCGCGGACGGCCATGCTCCGGATCGGCAGCGAGCTCGCGGATTCGGGCCGGATCGCAGCGCCCGGCGACGTGTTCTTCCTCGACTTCGACGAGGTGAAACGCGCCGCCGCCGGCGAGGACCTGCGGGCGGCCGTGAGCGAGCGCCGGCAGCGATACGACGCCGAGCTCCGGCGACGGCACGTGCCCCGAGTGCTGCTCTCGGACGGGACGGAACTCGAGGCGATCGGGTCCGGGTCCGTGGCGGACAGAGCGGGCGTCCTCCGCGGCACGCCCGCATCCGCGGGAACCGTCACGGCGGCCGCACGCGTCATCCTCGATCCGGTCGACGCCCACCTCGAGCCCGGCGAGATCCTGGTCGCGCCCTCGACCGATCCGGGGTGGACGCCCCTGTTCCTCACGGCCGGCGGTCTCGTGATGGAGATGGGCGGTGCGAACAGCCACGGCGCCGTCGTGGCGCGGGAATACGGCATCCCCGCGGTCGTCGGGGTACCTGGGGCGACGGAGGCGATCGCGACCGGCGCGGAGGTGACGATCGACGGGGCGAGCGGCGTCGTGACGCTTGCGGCTGGCGGTCGATAG
- a CDS encoding glycosyltransferase family 4 protein, with protein sequence MTGPTVHFLVPDGIDDAERVSGGNVYDRRIADGLRARGLHVRMVPVPEARTAEVAGALSNVPDDGVVLIDGLIAVPASAALSANAARLRIVVLAHMVASTLSEAHNGTRSTEGEREALHAARAVITTSDWTRSALIARALAAPDRIAVARPGTDPVPAAPGSETGARLLTVGAVAPHKGQDVLVDALAGMTDLPDWTCWVVGSLDADPDFALQTREAIRSAALAERVALTGVLSGPLLEDAYRSADLVVAPSRSESYGMVVAEALARGIPVVASCVGGVPEAIAGSPAGVLVPSGDPGALRAVLRRWRGDAGWRAAFKAEAMDSRTTRPSWEEPVGIIAEVLGEVGARADALGRERRAAG encoded by the coding sequence ATGACGGGCCCGACCGTGCACTTCCTCGTTCCCGACGGCATCGACGACGCCGAGCGCGTCAGCGGGGGCAACGTCTACGATCGGCGGATCGCCGACGGACTGCGAGCGCGGGGCCTGCACGTTCGGATGGTGCCGGTGCCGGAAGCGCGCACGGCCGAGGTGGCGGGCGCGTTGTCCAACGTGCCCGACGACGGCGTCGTCCTCATCGACGGCCTGATCGCCGTCCCCGCGTCGGCGGCGCTGAGCGCGAACGCGGCGCGACTTCGGATCGTCGTGCTCGCGCACATGGTCGCGAGCACGCTGTCCGAGGCGCACAACGGCACGCGCAGCACCGAAGGCGAACGCGAGGCGCTGCACGCGGCACGAGCGGTGATCACGACGAGCGACTGGACGCGCTCCGCGCTGATCGCCCGAGCACTCGCCGCGCCCGATCGGATCGCGGTGGCGCGTCCGGGCACCGACCCGGTCCCGGCCGCGCCGGGCTCCGAAACGGGCGCCCGGCTGCTCACCGTCGGAGCCGTCGCACCGCACAAGGGACAGGACGTCCTCGTCGACGCACTGGCGGGCATGACCGACCTGCCGGATTGGACCTGCTGGGTCGTGGGCTCCCTCGACGCCGACCCCGACTTCGCGCTCCAGACGAGGGAGGCGATCCGATCCGCCGCGCTCGCCGAGCGAGTCGCGCTCACGGGGGTGCTCTCGGGCCCGCTGCTCGAGGACGCCTATCGCTCGGCCGACCTCGTCGTCGCACCGTCGAGGTCGGAGAGCTACGGGATGGTCGTTGCCGAGGCGCTGGCGCGCGGCATCCCGGTCGTCGCCTCGTGCGTGGGTGGAGTTCCGGAGGCGATCGCCGGCAGCCCGGCCGGGGTCCTCGTCCCATCGGGCGATCCCGGGGCGTTGCGGGCCGTCCTGCGTCGGTGGCGGGGGGATGCCGGGTGGCGTGCCGCATTCAAGGCGGAGGCCATGGACTCGCGCACGACGCGGCCGAGCTGGGAGGAGCCCGTCGGGATCATCGCCGAGGTGCTGGGCGAGGTGGGCGCGCGGGCAGACGCCCTCGGGCGCGAACGGCGGGCCGCCGGATGA
- a CDS encoding LacI family DNA-binding transcriptional regulator — protein sequence MTAAASMTGAGSAGAPKRGRPTISDVAAHAGVSKGLVSFALNDRPGVSAETRDRILASAQELGWRPSVRARSLSVDRSFALGLVIGRNADVIAADPFFHAFIAGVESEFSMSGQVLVLAAATPGREEAETYRGLAADKRVDGVILTDLRAGDERVPLVVELGLAAVTLGRPDQDSPFPAVSVDDGAGIRTAVDHLAALGHRRIAHVAGPDTMLHGHRRTVAFESAMREAGLDDPIVVTTDFSASEGARATRALLERAVRPTAIVYSNDHMALAGISVARRAGIAVPEELSVTGFDNTDLADHVFPSLTSVATDAVAWGAVAARTLLSSIAGHAPGDVQLDAPRLVVRESTARPPT from the coding sequence ATGACGGCAGCGGCATCGATGACGGGAGCCGGCTCGGCAGGCGCGCCGAAGCGCGGGCGACCGACCATCTCGGATGTCGCGGCGCACGCCGGCGTCAGCAAGGGCCTCGTCTCGTTCGCGCTCAATGACCGCCCCGGCGTCAGCGCCGAGACGAGGGATCGCATCCTCGCCTCCGCCCAGGAGCTCGGCTGGCGGCCGAGCGTGCGGGCACGCTCGCTCAGCGTCGACCGATCGTTCGCGCTGGGCCTCGTCATCGGACGCAACGCCGATGTCATCGCCGCCGACCCGTTCTTCCACGCGTTCATCGCCGGGGTCGAGAGCGAGTTCTCGATGTCCGGCCAGGTGCTCGTGCTCGCCGCGGCGACCCCGGGCCGGGAGGAGGCCGAGACCTACCGCGGCCTCGCTGCCGACAAGCGCGTCGACGGCGTCATCCTCACCGACCTGCGGGCTGGCGATGAGCGAGTGCCGCTCGTGGTCGAGCTCGGGCTGGCCGCGGTCACGCTCGGCCGCCCCGATCAGGACTCCCCCTTCCCGGCGGTGTCCGTCGACGACGGCGCGGGCATCCGCACCGCCGTCGACCACCTCGCCGCGCTGGGGCATCGTCGCATCGCGCACGTCGCAGGACCCGACACGATGCTCCACGGCCACCGGCGGACCGTCGCGTTCGAGTCCGCCATGCGCGAGGCCGGACTCGACGATCCGATCGTCGTGACGACGGACTTCAGCGCCAGCGAAGGGGCACGGGCCACGCGAGCGCTCCTCGAGCGTGCGGTTCGGCCGACGGCGATCGTGTACTCCAACGATCACATGGCCCTCGCCGGAATCTCCGTCGCCCGCCGCGCCGGCATCGCCGTGCCCGAGGAGCTCTCCGTCACCGGATTCGACAACACCGACTTGGCCGACCACGTCTTCCCCTCGCTGACCTCGGTCGCGACCGATGCCGTCGCCTGGGGTGCCGTGGCCGCCCGCACGCTGCTGTCCTCGATCGCCGGGCACGCGCCGGGCGACGTGCAACTGGATGCACCGCGACTCGTGGTCAGGGAGTCGACGGCGAGACCACCGACCTGA
- a CDS encoding alkaline phosphatase family protein, with protein MTRDSGGKSSPRSAPPALGWVASAVAILLLALVPLLPRALADGDPAALVGLPGESILVLALLCLLPWRLARGVLATGFAIVVVVAILLAGIDAGYRSALDIPFDPLEWPQLGDAFGVLEGSVGAGAARGVIVLLALVAVGLVLVLSFAALRVGTALRRRVRGQTMIAAFIAAWTVIALTGSQLAGQPAAPTASVQAIGESVDHAADGLAAAAELSRQIATDPYRDAPRSDLLTALQGKDVVFAFVESYGRVAVEGDGFSDGVRQVLRDGEAQLRVDGYTSRTAFLTSPTFGGLSWLAHSTFHTGLWVDRQTLYSKVMRSGRLTLSAAFGEAGWRTVGVIPSNTEPWPLGASFYRWDTMLDVNDLGYRGPRFGYARVPDQYTWTYVDDQVLADDSRPIMAEVDLVSSHSPWTPLPELVPSSDVDDSSVYEAQFARGESATELWQDPERVRRAYAASIEYSLGATFAFLHERDDPDLVLVVLGDHQPMAAVSGRDAGHDVPISIIAKDPAVFESIEGWQWPDGMLPDADAPVWPMSAFRDRFLDAFSAR; from the coding sequence ATGACACGAGACAGCGGGGGAAAGAGTTCACCGAGGTCGGCACCTCCCGCGCTCGGATGGGTGGCTTCTGCGGTCGCGATCCTGCTGCTCGCCCTCGTCCCACTGCTGCCGCGAGCACTGGCCGACGGCGATCCGGCGGCGCTCGTGGGCCTCCCGGGTGAATCGATCCTGGTGCTGGCGCTGCTCTGCCTGCTTCCGTGGCGCCTCGCACGCGGAGTGCTCGCGACCGGCTTCGCGATCGTCGTCGTCGTCGCGATCCTCCTTGCCGGGATCGATGCGGGCTACCGGTCGGCGCTCGACATCCCCTTCGATCCGCTCGAATGGCCGCAGCTCGGCGACGCGTTCGGCGTCCTCGAGGGATCCGTCGGCGCCGGCGCCGCGAGAGGCGTGATCGTACTCCTCGCGCTCGTCGCGGTCGGGCTCGTGCTGGTGCTCTCGTTTGCGGCGCTGCGCGTGGGCACGGCGCTGCGGCGCCGCGTCCGCGGGCAGACGATGATCGCCGCGTTCATCGCCGCGTGGACCGTCATCGCCCTCACGGGCTCGCAGTTGGCGGGGCAGCCGGCCGCACCGACAGCGTCCGTGCAGGCGATCGGCGAGTCGGTCGACCACGCCGCCGACGGGCTCGCGGCGGCCGCGGAACTGTCGCGGCAGATCGCGACGGATCCCTATCGGGATGCGCCCCGATCGGACCTGCTGACCGCGCTGCAGGGCAAGGACGTCGTGTTCGCGTTCGTCGAGAGCTACGGCAGGGTCGCCGTGGAGGGCGACGGCTTCTCCGACGGCGTCCGGCAGGTGCTGCGCGACGGGGAAGCGCAGCTCCGCGTGGACGGCTACACGTCCCGAACCGCCTTCCTCACGTCGCCGACGTTCGGGGGCCTGAGCTGGCTCGCCCATTCGACGTTCCACACCGGACTGTGGGTCGACCGCCAGACCCTGTACAGCAAGGTGATGCGGAGCGGTCGCTTGACGCTGAGTGCCGCGTTCGGGGAAGCCGGATGGCGCACGGTCGGCGTCATCCCGTCGAACACCGAACCGTGGCCGCTCGGCGCCTCGTTCTACCGCTGGGACACGATGCTCGACGTGAACGACCTCGGCTATCGAGGGCCGAGGTTCGGATACGCGCGGGTGCCCGACCAGTACACGTGGACCTACGTCGACGACCAGGTGCTCGCGGATGATTCCCGGCCGATCATGGCCGAGGTGGACCTCGTCTCCTCGCACTCGCCGTGGACGCCGCTTCCAGAGCTCGTCCCCTCGTCGGACGTCGACGACAGCTCGGTGTACGAGGCCCAGTTCGCCCGGGGGGAGTCCGCGACCGAGCTCTGGCAGGATCCCGAGCGAGTGCGGCGGGCGTACGCCGCCTCGATCGAGTACTCGCTCGGCGCGACGTTCGCGTTCCTGCACGAACGCGATGACCCCGATCTCGTGCTGGTGGTGCTCGGCGACCACCAGCCGATGGCGGCCGTGAGCGGCCGGGACGCCGGACACGACGTGCCGATCAGCATCATCGCGAAGGACCCCGCCGTCTTCGAATCGATCGAGGGATGGCAGTGGCCCGACGGGATGCTGCCGGACGCCGATGCACCCGTCTGGCCGATGAGCGCCTTCCGCGATCGTTTCCTCGACGCATTCAGTGCTCGATGA
- a CDS encoding RibD family protein, which yields MIDRPYVILSAAMSIDGFLDTAAPPRLALSNAEDFDRVDEVRAQSDAILVGARTVRLDNPRLLVRSEERRRRREDEGLSPSPWKVTLTASGELDPTSDFFASGHSTKLVYCPRAAFHDLRARLGDLATVVPVGDQVSVSALVGDLHDRGVRSLLVEGGGTTITQFLEADLADELQLAIAPFFVGDQRAPRLIGDGSFPWNADRRAPLAESRRVGDMVLLRYALSERCDR from the coding sequence GTGATCGATCGGCCGTACGTGATCCTCAGCGCGGCGATGTCGATCGACGGCTTCCTCGACACCGCTGCCCCGCCACGGCTCGCGCTCTCGAACGCGGAGGACTTCGATCGCGTCGACGAGGTGCGCGCACAGAGCGACGCGATCCTGGTCGGCGCCCGCACCGTGCGCCTCGACAATCCACGACTGCTGGTGCGGAGCGAGGAGCGACGGAGGCGACGCGAAGACGAAGGCCTGTCGCCGTCGCCGTGGAAGGTGACGCTGACCGCGAGCGGCGAGCTCGATCCGACGTCGGACTTCTTCGCCTCGGGGCACTCGACGAAGCTCGTCTACTGCCCCCGGGCCGCGTTCCACGATCTGCGTGCTCGGCTCGGGGACCTCGCCACCGTCGTGCCCGTGGGCGACCAGGTCAGCGTGTCGGCGCTCGTCGGCGACCTGCACGACCGGGGCGTGCGCTCGCTGCTCGTCGAGGGCGGCGGAACCACGATCACGCAGTTCCTGGAGGCCGACCTCGCCGACGAACTGCAATTGGCCATCGCCCCGTTCTTCGTGGGCGACCAGCGAGCCCCCCGGTTGATCGGCGACGGCTCGTTCCCGTGGAATGCCGACCGTCGCGCCCCCCTCGCAGAGAGCCGCCGAGTCGGCGACATGGTGCTGCTGAGGTACGCGCTGTCGGAGCGCTGCGACCGCTAG
- a CDS encoding lysylphosphatidylglycerol synthase transmembrane domain-containing protein: MARTLAGLAVLVAVVAGVGSEPFLRALSSVDPGLVFVALVLSAVATVAAAWRWSTIAGRLGVALGVREAVAWYYRSQFLNTVVPGGVVGDVERAVTQGRDAGNLPQAARAVVIERTVGQLVQVAIAVLVLVYLGSEFQGVLLPVLGIGLVLLVLAVLGTAASSARARRAMRRELGELAAGIGSPVVLLRVVIASVVVVGCHVATLGVAVAAVGASVPPLRLAALALVVLVSGSIPLNVGGWGPREGVAGWAFAVAGLGASTGVAASALFGVLTMISVAPGLVVAVGSTVRRARTHSATPPAVLTVAHRGVGS; this comes from the coding sequence GTGGCACGTACGCTCGCGGGCCTCGCGGTGCTGGTCGCGGTCGTCGCCGGTGTCGGCTCCGAGCCGTTCCTGCGTGCGCTGTCGAGCGTCGATCCCGGCCTGGTCTTCGTCGCGCTCGTGCTCTCGGCCGTCGCCACGGTCGCGGCGGCGTGGCGCTGGAGCACCATCGCGGGTCGACTCGGCGTCGCCCTGGGTGTGCGCGAGGCCGTCGCGTGGTACTACCGCTCCCAGTTCCTGAACACCGTGGTGCCCGGCGGGGTCGTCGGTGACGTCGAGCGAGCCGTCACGCAGGGGCGCGACGCGGGGAACCTCCCGCAGGCCGCTCGCGCCGTCGTGATCGAGCGCACCGTGGGGCAGCTCGTGCAGGTCGCGATCGCCGTCCTCGTCCTCGTGTACCTGGGGTCGGAGTTCCAGGGAGTGCTGTTGCCGGTACTGGGCATCGGCCTCGTGCTGCTCGTCCTCGCGGTTCTCGGAACGGCCGCATCGAGCGCCCGGGCACGTCGGGCGATGCGTCGCGAGCTCGGCGAACTCGCGGCGGGCATCGGATCCCCCGTTGTCCTCCTCCGCGTCGTCATCGCCTCGGTGGTGGTCGTGGGATGTCACGTGGCGACCCTCGGCGTCGCGGTCGCGGCGGTCGGGGCCAGCGTGCCGCCGCTTCGCCTCGCCGCGCTCGCCCTCGTCGTCCTCGTCTCCGGATCCATCCCGCTGAACGTCGGCGGATGGGGCCCGCGTGAGGGCGTCGCGGGCTGGGCCTTCGCCGTCGCCGGGCTGGGCGCCTCCACGGGCGTGGCCGCATCCGCACTCTTCGGCGTCCTCACGATGATCTCCGTCGCACCGGGACTCGTCGTCGCGGTGGGGTCGACGGTTCGCCGAGCACGCACCCACTCGGCGACGCCTCCCGCCGTGCTCACCGTCGCGCATCGGGGGGTGGGATCGTGA